One window of Grus americana isolate bGruAme1 chromosome 18, bGruAme1.mat, whole genome shotgun sequence genomic DNA carries:
- the CHMP6 gene encoding charged multivesicular body protein 6: MGNLFGRKRRSRVTEQDKAVLQLKQQRDKLRQYQKRISLNLERERALARQLLRDGKKEKAMLLLKKKRYQEQLLDKTENQISNLERMVQDIEFTQIEMKVIEGLKIGNECLNKMHQVMSIEEVERIIGETQDAVEYQRQIDEILAGSLTEEDEDAILEELNAITQEQMELPEVPSEPLPEKIPEASPVKNRPKPELVAAS; the protein is encoded by the exons ATGGGGAACCTGTTCGGGCGGAAGCGGCGGAGCCGCGTCACGGAGCAGGACAAGGCGGTGCTG CAACTGAAGCAGCAGCGGGACAAGCTGAGGCAGTACCAGAAGCGGATCAGTCTGAACCTGGAGAGGGAGCGGGCGCTggccaggcagctgctgagagACGGCAAGAAGGA aaaagccATGCTCTTGCTAAAGAAGAAGCGTTACCAAGAGCAACTTCTAGATAAAACGGAAAACCAAATCAGCAACTTGGAGAGGATG GTCCAGGATATTGAATTCACCCAGATTGAAATGAAGGTTATTGAGGGTCTGAAAATAGGCAATGAATGTCTGAACAAAATGCACCAG GTTATGTCAATAGAAGAAGTAGAAAGAATAATAGGTGAAACCCAAGATGCTGTGGAGTACCAGAGG CAAATAGATGAGATACTGGCTGGCAGCCTGACCGAGGAAGATGAAGATGCCATTCTAGAAGAATTAAATGCTATTACTCAG GAACAGATGGAGCTTCCAGAAGTTCCTTCTGAGCCACTCCCAGAAAAGATCCCAG aagcGTCACCCGTCAAGAACAGGCCAAAACCAGAACTGGTGGCAGCATCTTAA